The following proteins are co-located in the Telopea speciosissima isolate NSW1024214 ecotype Mountain lineage chromosome 9, Tspe_v1, whole genome shotgun sequence genome:
- the LOC122640209 gene encoding nuclear transcription factor Y subunit B-6, translating into MERGGFHGYQRLQKSNSGMMVREMNQNLTNNPNPNQRQEDGQERGGDQNSCIVREQDRFMPIANVIRIMRKVLPNHAKISDDAKETVQECVSEFISFITSEANDRCQREQRKTITAEDVLWAMSKLGFDDYMDPLTLYLQRYREIEGDRGSIRGDPLMKRSVDLGTALSVATYAPAAFHMGHHQGLFGVGGPHIGGYFRDPSGGVGSSHATMAALDPYAPYMNK; encoded by the coding sequence GGGATGATGGTGAGGGAGATGAATCAGAATCTCACCaacaatccaaaccctaatcaGAGGCAAGAAGATGGGCAGGAGCGTGGAGGTGATCAGAACTCTTGCATTGTGCGTGAACAAGATCGTTTCATGCCAATAGCAAATGTTATAAGGATTATGCGTAAGGTGCTGCCGAATCATGCGAAAATATCTGATGATGCGAAGGAAACTGTACAGGAGTGTGTGTCTGAATTCATTAGCTTCATCACTAGTGAAGCTAACGACCGTTGCCAACGAGAGCAGCGAAAGACTATCACCGCTGAAGATGTGCTTTGGGCAATGAGCAAACTTGGTTTCGATGATTACATGGATCCCCTCACCCTGTACCTGCAGCGATACCGTGAGATCGAAGGTGACCGCGGCTCTATCCGTGGTGATCCATTGATGAAGCGAAGTGTTGATTTGGGAACTGCCTTGAGTGTCGCAACCTATGCACCTGCCGCATTTCATATGGGTCATCACCAGGGACTCTTTGGAGTCGGAGGACCCCACATTGGGGGTTACTTTAGGGACCCGTCAGGTGGGGTCGGATCTTCTCATGCTACCATGGCTGCCCTTGATCCTTACGCACCGTATATGAATAAGTGA
- the LOC122640790 gene encoding uncharacterized protein LOC122640790: MSTLEKLFVQIFERKEWIIDQVKQQRDLYEEQLASKLLINGIRPPPWLWNAGTERGTVVSTELNKQDLISSLLIPSLRPKVPSTSGNCTFYSKPAAISDNGHTSDSLFLETCASNKYFEAEGRLAIVPKCHLNDNELEQRCTLDEACELGPTITSPQGQTSARISDNYFEPGQSLGRIQRSRSRQNALELRNSAKTEAERRSSKEGTHSVYSGRVTRSRTACQQSNSVNKLLELNKASDVANDIGSGVAIAKTEKCQSSGDDSSVHSGRLISNKDTSRNTASSNLEFNYPKGFSEANGSKILSDRGTWFRGDLKEAPDAQVDILPCSDVSGIVNQEKWNIDVAETEIVLNGPAEACPILQFNCARGFTQSNNSSKVASGRVTRSKYATPDKPCQLAEPLKCVEGDDLQKASEALVGILPCKDVPGIVNEENSIVGMEHVSSEPAQPCSIHSQSNIHGASHIDGLELLLTRLPSESGPLLEPKQLVFDGVDVYNLNEGVDPMGKEIQGKSLEIRSFSSSVPAEPFEKVDITKLSESIIAKISIISGKTKKNSVECSWPKSKRRKVEGRSSNAFTASGRLMRGKALQEIHEETDNRYLEIVENGFEAVPEVQHFPPHEMDVAQPSSVESSVVEMPFQKVECLESPTKLQVKEGELVSEGRDQSAESALTCNDKQVESSLEDCGSLPHCLVGSPLTKYVDLIGADQTMPEFEGFSIGEPTENDLPCVAKNEIDFDHSDLLSTSIGQIKILEQLYRSSKMLTPLPHASTKYKVHKTPDIYQSLPNGLLEHMDMRNSLLFNANESKQAKCRYDGIIEEVFRPFLGRSYSDCMSSSSVGFSWDVRRPPCTPPVGKLCQRNTSKASNDSLEKKESINPELTCFRIEEDPSICEESGDADEMVDPVQERHQSGGKNCLAIREPLTDVTNECLNPSASVSLTDKFVERGSLESVNAGFNISQTQMDSKQKLKSCYGTQRKYKNKYKENQCASLGGSGAWKATESLKNKFSKPKLSGKVSEGKGGQSLLKKGNKVNNIVSNISSFVPFVEQKRPAGAFTGKRDIKVKALEAAEAVKHLEAKRENERKMKKEAAKLERARLEQENMRQLELKQKKKEEEQKKEADLAARKRLREEEERKDKERKRKCIEETRRQQREYEERLRLEKEEKEIRRRAADERQRKGNEQADEARKLQKMGKGREESDCRKKTDTELTAMVSACDTRKASDFHQVCQAPKESSEIEKEICNPYKAHEDVISVTEGSLEQSYAISPYQDSDGEEEDEDDIPNQKFIPSWASENCLAQLLPTLKKIDPDAIFPSSGFCSIAEVLLPRKPQLR, encoded by the exons ATGTCGACCCTCGAGAAGCTATTCGTCCAGATTTTTGAGCGAAAGGAGTGGATCATCGATCAGGTCAAGCAGCAGAGAGATTTATATGAGGAGCAACTCGCTTCGAAACTATTAATTAATGGAATTCGCCCTCCTCCGTGGCTGTGGAATGCTGGAACAGAGAGAGGAACTGTAGTTTCCACAG AGCTGAATAAACAAGACCTAATCTCGAGCCTCCTAATTCCATCTCTACGACCCAAGGTCCCTTCTACTAGTGGTAACTGCACTTTTTACAGCAAGCCAGCTGCTATATCAGATAATGGACATACTTCAGACAGCTTATTTTTGGAAACTTGTGCTTCCAACAAATATTTTGAGGCAGAGGGCAGGTTGGCCATAGTACCTAAATGCCATCTTAATGACAATGAGCTTGAACAGAGGTGTACCTTAGACGAGGCTTGTGAGCTAGGTCCTACAATCACTTCTCCTCAAGGCCAGACAAGTGCAAGGATCTCTGATAATTACTTTGAACCAGGTCAATCACTGGGAAGGATCCAAAGGTCCAGGTCAAGACAAAATGCTCTAGAACTTCGAAATTCTGCAAAAACAGAAGCAGAAAGGCGTTCAAGCAAGGAAGGTACTCATAGTGTTTATTCTGGTAGAGTTACAAGGTCTAGAACTGCTTGCCAACAGTCCAACAGTGTCAACAAGTTGCTGGAATTGAATAAGGCTTCTGATGTTGCTAATGATATTGGTAGTGGGGTTGCAATAGCAAAGACAGAGAAGTGTCAAAGCAGTGGAGATGACTCCAGTGTTCATTCTGGTAGACTTATCTCTAATAAAGATACGTCCAGAAATACAGCATCTAGTAATCTGGAGTTCAATTACCCTAAAGGGTTCTCAGAAGCTAATGGCTCAAAAATTCTCAGTGATAGAGGTACATGGTTTAGAGGTGACCTCAAAGAAGCACCAGATGCTCAAGTTGATATCTTGCCATGTAGTGATGTCAGTGGTATTGTCAACCAGGAAAAATGGAACATTGACGTTGCAGAAACTGAGATTGTTTTAAATGGGCCAGCCGAAGCCTGTCCTATTCTACAATTTAATTGTGCCAGAGGATTCACACAATCTAATAACTCCTCAAAAGTAGCCAGCGGTAGAGTTACACGGTCTAAATATGCCACCCCTGATAAACCTTGTCAACTTGCAgaaccattgaagtgtgttgaAGGAGACGACCTCCAGAAAGCATCAGAAGCTCTAGTCGGTATCCTGCCATGTAAAGACGTCCCTGGTATTGTCAATGAGGAAAACAGCATTGTAGGAATGGAGCATGTTTCAAGTGAGCCAGCTCAACCCTGTTCTATTCATTCCCAGTCTAACATCCATGGTGCTAGCCATATAGATGGGTTGGAATTGTTACTCACAAGGCTACCCTCTGAGAGTGGTCCGCTTTTGGAGCCAAAGCAGCTTGTCTTTGATGGTGTAGATGTATACAATTTGAATGAGGGTGTTGATCCAATGGGAAAGGAGATTCAAGGGAAATCGTTAGAAATAAGATCCTTTTCTTCATCGGTGCCTGCTGAACCTTTTGAAAAGGTAGACATTACTAAATTAAGTGAGTCTATTATAGCAAAGATATCCATTATTTCAGGGAAAACCAAGAAGAATTCGGTTGAATGTTCATGGCCTAAGTCTAAGCGGAGAAAAGTTGAGGGTCGATCAAGTAATGCCTTTACTGCTTCTGGAAGGTTAATGAGGGGTAAAGCACTGCAGGAGATTCACGAGGAGACTGATAATAGATACCTGGAAATTGTAGAAAATGGGTTTGAGGCTGTCCCAGAGGTTCAGCATTTCCCTCCTCATGAAATGGATGTTGCTCAACCCAGTTCTGTGGAGAGCTCTGTTGTTGAAATGCCTTTTCAGAAAGTGGAGTGTTTGGAATCTCCAACCAAGTTGCAAGTCAAAGAG GGTGAGCTTGTCTCAGAAGGGAGGGATCAAAGTGCGGAGTCAGCCTTGACATGTAATGACAAACAAGTGGAGTCTTCTCTTGAAGACTGTGGTTCACTTCCACATTGTCTGGTTGGCTCCCCACTAACTAAGTATGTTGACTTGATCGGTGCTGATCAAACCATGCCTGAATTTGAGGGATTCAGTATCGGTGAACCTACAGAAAATGATCTGCCATGCGTTGCCAAAAATGAAATTGACTTTGATCATTCAGATCTGCTAAGCACCTCAATCGGACAGATTAAGATTCTGGAGCAGTTATACAGATCTTCTAAAATGCTTACGCCACTACCACATGCTTCAACAAAATATAAAGTGCATAAAACACCAGACATATACCAGTCTTTACCTAATGGACTTCTGGAGCACATGGACATGAGGAACTCGCTGCTCTTTAATGCAAATGAAAGTAAGCAAGCCAAGTGCAGATACGATGGGATAATTGAGGAAGTTTTCCGCCCTTTTCTGGGGAGGTCATACTCTGATTGCATGTCATCTTCTAGTGTTGGATTTAGTTGGGATGTTAGAAGACCACCTTGTACACCTCCAGTTGGAAAGCTCTGTCAGAGAAATACTTCAAAAGCCTCCAATGATAgtttggagaagaaagagagtatAAATCCAGAGCTTACTTGCTTTAGGATTGAGGAAGATCCCAGCATTTGTGAGGAAAGCGGGGATGCAGATGAGATGGTTGATCCGGTCCAGGAAAGACATCAGTCAGGAGGGAAGAATTGCTTGGCTATAAGAGAACCACTTACCGATGTGACTAATGAATGTCTTAACCCTTCTGCATCTGTTTCTTTGACTGATAAGTTTGTTGAAAGAGGTAGCCTAGAATCTGTGAATGCAGGTTTTAATATCAGTCAGACCCAAATGGATTCCAAACAGAAGCTTAAAAGTTGCTATGGAACTCAGAGAAAATATAAGAACAAATATAAGGAGAATCAATGTGCTTCGCTAGGTGGCAGTGGTGCTTGGAAGGCTACTGAGTCTCTTAAAAATAAGTTTAGCAAGCCAAAATTATCAGGGAAAGTAAGTGAAGGAAAAGGAGGTCAGAGtttattgaagaaggggaaTAAAGTAAACAATATTGTGTCCAACATCTCATCATTTGTACCATTTGTCGAACAAAAACGACCAGCTGGAGCTTTTACAG GAAAGAGGGATATTAAAGTGAAAGCCCTGGAGGCTGCTGAGGCTGTGAAACATCTTGAagcaaaaagagagaatgagcgtaaaatgaagaaagaagcaGCGAAGCTTGAGCGAGCAAGATTGGAGCAGGAAAATATGAGGCAACTAGAactgaaacagaaaaagaaagaagaggaacagaAGAAGGAAGCTGACTTGGCTGCAAGGAAAAGGttgagggaagaagaagaaaggaaggacaAGGAAAGAAAACGCAAGTGTATTGAAGAAACAAGGAGGCAGCAGAGAGAATACGAGGAACGATTACGActggaaaaagaggaaaaagagataaGGCGCCGAGCTGCA GATGAGAGACAGCGCAAGGGAAATGAGCAGGCAGATGAAGCAAGAAAGCTTCAGAAAATGGGAAAAGGCAGGGAAGAATCTGACTGTAGGAAAAAGACCGACACAGAACTGACTGCCATGGTTTCCGCATGTGATACCAGAAAAGCTAGTGATTTTCATCAAGTTTGTCAGGCTCCAAAGGAGTCTAGTGAAATTGAAAAG GAAATTTGCAACCCATATAAGGCACATGAAGATGTCATCTCAGTTACTGAAGGAAGCCTGGAGCAGTCATATGCAATTTCTCCATACCAAGATTCAGATGGtgaagaggaagatgaggatgaCATCCCCAATCAGAAATTTATCCCTTCATGGGCCAG TGAAAATTGTCTCGCTCAACTATTACCcaccttaaaaaaaatagatccaGATGCAATTTTCCCCTCATCAGGCTTTTGCAGTATAGCAGAAG TTCTTTTGCCTCGAAAGCCACAGCTGAGATAG